From the genome of Hymenobacter sp. PAMC 26628, one region includes:
- a CDS encoding cyclic nucleotide-binding domain-containing protein: MTITERGKRLLGVRTGEGRTVWLFFLHNCLLGVGAVLVYVAANVLLLENNPERNLPLAYGAAALAMLAAGQLYGRFEHHWPLPKLAVRVLLAAVVLAGVLGVLVATGHSVASAVAVMAGYRVIYLLTSLEFWGVAAVVFDVRQSKRLFGVISAGDMPAKMLGAVLALAIRGNADLPWLLGMAFGAYLAALLALRATLGAHAVAAAPAPRRAREQAVAPGLRRWLGESRLVTTLCLSLLGLAAVTTGIEYLFFVNVKHRFHDEAAIMRYVGTVLGCTYLLALVFKLLLSQRTLDRLGVRRVLLALPVALLSGLALYVSLDLANAGTALRYFCGLYLGLEVLRRAVFDPVFLLLFQPLSPPERLQAHTLAKGLYEPLGLALGGGLLFALPALPGSHPGAPFAWMGLLLLGVLLLLGRTYRQYVAELQHALRPRFAPGEDEAPAAGRPGSALAPPVTASPDEIRRLVTELGRKAGRAAATQHLLHLGEAALPTLANVLSAEPDQALVRRVAQVCGRLRTAASHQLLVALARQPHLFRREAAMRALRHADAEQHEAPLFQALVREELHLAQLLLHGQATAGPALAGCLDYELARAQQRVFALLGQLHAPQLIADAQRGVAHAARERQANALEILDNSIARPTYLGLQALLTQDPPAEKAGIFDRLLGPLLAPAPVVETIVTRGETAFSDWTVRVALEQWQPTASSVAALSPHLRSPSPLVRESAFALLARLAARQPALYRLVEAAHQPLNQLLMSHTATTSSIGAAEQVRVLQQTALFAQTAANVLSSIVPIMHEVRFAAGEQIFAKGELGASLFIIHEGQVGIFNGSQQLATFGNGDFFGELALLDTEPRSASAVAQDAVTAFRLDQEDFYDVMEERGEVLRNIVRVLCQRLRRQNEARAPAPVQAPA; encoded by the coding sequence ATGACGATAACCGAGCGCGGAAAACGGCTGCTGGGCGTGCGGACCGGGGAGGGGCGCACGGTATGGCTATTTTTCCTGCACAACTGCCTGCTGGGGGTCGGGGCCGTGCTGGTGTACGTGGCGGCCAACGTGCTGCTGCTCGAAAACAACCCCGAGCGCAACCTGCCGCTGGCCTACGGCGCGGCGGCCCTGGCCATGCTGGCGGCGGGCCAACTCTACGGGCGCTTCGAGCACCACTGGCCCCTGCCAAAGCTGGCGGTGCGGGTGCTGCTGGCGGCGGTGGTGTTGGCGGGCGTGCTAGGCGTGCTGGTGGCTACGGGCCACTCGGTGGCCTCGGCCGTGGCTGTGATGGCGGGCTACCGGGTCATCTACCTGCTCACCAGCCTGGAGTTCTGGGGCGTGGCGGCAGTGGTGTTCGACGTACGGCAGAGCAAGCGGCTGTTTGGCGTTATCAGCGCGGGCGACATGCCGGCCAAAATGCTGGGGGCCGTGCTGGCCCTGGCCATCCGCGGCAACGCCGACCTGCCGTGGCTGCTGGGCATGGCCTTCGGGGCCTACTTGGCGGCGCTACTGGCCTTGCGTGCCACACTGGGCGCGCACGCGGTGGCCGCGGCCCCTGCCCCGCGGCGGGCCCGGGAGCAAGCGGTGGCCCCGGGGCTGCGCCGCTGGCTGGGCGAGAGCCGCCTGGTAACGACCTTGTGCTTGAGCCTGCTGGGCCTGGCGGCCGTGACGACGGGCATCGAATACCTGTTTTTTGTGAACGTCAAGCACCGCTTTCACGACGAGGCGGCCATCATGCGCTACGTGGGCACCGTGCTCGGGTGCACCTACCTGCTGGCCCTGGTCTTCAAGCTGCTGCTCTCGCAGCGCACCCTCGACCGGCTGGGCGTGCGCCGGGTGCTGCTGGCGTTGCCGGTGGCCCTGCTAAGTGGGCTGGCCCTGTACGTCAGCCTCGACCTGGCCAACGCGGGCACGGCGCTGCGGTATTTCTGCGGGCTGTACCTGGGGCTGGAAGTGCTGCGCCGGGCCGTGTTCGATCCCGTTTTTTTGCTGCTCTTTCAACCCCTTTCGCCGCCCGAGCGCCTGCAGGCGCACACCCTGGCCAAGGGCCTCTACGAGCCGCTGGGCCTGGCCCTGGGCGGCGGGCTGCTCTTTGCGCTGCCCGCCCTGCCGGGGAGCCACCCCGGGGCCCCGTTCGCGTGGATGGGCCTGCTGCTGCTCGGCGTGCTGCTGCTGCTGGGGCGCACCTACCGCCAGTACGTAGCCGAGCTGCAGCACGCCCTGCGCCCGCGCTTTGCGCCGGGCGAAGACGAAGCGCCGGCGGCCGGCCGCCCCGGCAGCGCCCTGGCCCCCCCGGTCACCGCTAGCCCCGACGAGATTCGCCGCCTAGTGACGGAGTTGGGGCGCAAGGCGGGCCGGGCCGCCGCGACGCAGCACCTGCTGCACCTGGGCGAAGCCGCCCTACCTACGCTGGCGAACGTGCTCAGCGCCGAGCCCGACCAGGCCCTGGTGCGCCGGGTAGCACAGGTGTGCGGCCGCCTGCGCACGGCCGCCAGCCACCAGCTGCTGGTGGCCCTGGCCCGGCAGCCCCACCTGTTCCGGCGCGAGGCGGCCATGCGGGCGCTGCGCCACGCCGACGCGGAGCAGCACGAGGCGCCTCTGTTTCAGGCCCTGGTGCGCGAAGAATTGCACCTGGCCCAGCTGCTGCTGCACGGCCAGGCCACGGCCGGCCCCGCGCTGGCCGGTTGCCTCGACTACGAGCTGGCCCGGGCCCAGCAGCGGGTGTTTGCCTTGCTGGGCCAGCTGCACGCGCCCCAGCTCATTGCCGACGCGCAACGCGGGGTGGCCCACGCCGCCCGCGAGCGCCAAGCCAACGCGCTCGAAATTCTCGACAACAGCATTGCCCGGCCCACCTACCTGGGCCTGCAAGCCCTGCTCACGCAAGATCCGCCCGCTGAAAAAGCGGGCATTTTTGACCGCCTGTTGGGGCCCCTGCTGGCCCCCGCTCCCGTCGTCGAGACCATTGTGACGCGCGGCGAAACCGCCTTTTCCGACTGGACCGTGCGGGTGGCCCTGGAGCAGTGGCAGCCCACTGCCAGTTCGGTGGCGGCGCTTTCGCCGCACCTGCGCAGCCCCAGCCCGCTGGTGCGCGAAAGCGCTTTCGCCCTGCTGGCGCGGCTCGCCGCACGGCAGCCGGCCCTTTACCGGCTCGTAGAGGCCGCCCACCAACCCCTTAACCAGTTGCTTATGAGCCACACCGCCACTACTTCGTCCATCGGCGCCGCCGAGCAGGTGCGGGTGCTGCAACAAACGGCGCTGTTTGCCCAAACGGCGGCGAACGTGCTCAGCAGCATTGTGCCCATCATGCACGAAGTGCGCTTTGCCGCCGGCGAGCAGATTTTTGCTAAGGGCGAGTTAGGAGCCTCGCTCTTCATCATCCACGAAGGCCAAGTCGGGATTTTCAACGGCTCCCAACAACTGGCCACCTTCGGCAACGGCGACTTTTTTGGCGAGTTGGCTCTGCTCGACACCGAGCCGCGCTCGGCGTCGGCGGTGGCGCAGGACGCGGTAACGGCCTTCCGGCTCGATCAAGAGGACTTTTACGACGTGATGGAGGAGCGCGGCGAGGTGCTGCGCAACATCGTGCGGGTGCTGTGCCAGCGCCTGCGCCGCCAGAACGAAGCCCGCGCCCCGGCCCCGGTGCAGGCCCCGGCTTAG
- a CDS encoding adenylate/guanylate cyclase domain-containing protein: MKTHILVVDDEADLELLIKQKFRRQIRENVYEFRFAANGEEALASLAAHPDTDVLLCDINMPVMDGLTLLSNLPAANPVAKAVMVSAYGDMQNLRTAMNRGAYDFVTKPVDFADLERTMEKTAAHVQQLRQTLLAIRENNILKMYVDETVINFMGRPGFENQLLVSETVEATVVFFDLCGFTALSEGQPAGVVVPLLNAYFDSMVQEIIAHEGHVDKFMGDAVMAVFRGAYHLDRAVDAALAVRALLAATQSPLPDGSTYQPRVSIGVNTGDMVSGNIGSATLKRLDYTVIGDAVNVSQRLQAAAQAGQILVSEATYQRLKESFQCQPVGEAHLKNKAAPVMTYEVVA, encoded by the coding sequence ATGAAGACCCACATTTTGGTCGTCGACGACGAGGCCGACCTTGAGCTGCTTATCAAGCAGAAGTTCCGGCGCCAAATCCGCGAAAACGTGTACGAATTCCGGTTCGCGGCCAACGGAGAGGAGGCCCTGGCCAGCCTGGCGGCCCACCCCGACACCGACGTCCTGCTCTGCGACATCAACATGCCCGTGATGGACGGGCTCACGCTGCTCTCGAACCTGCCGGCCGCCAACCCGGTGGCCAAGGCCGTGATGGTGTCGGCCTACGGCGACATGCAGAACCTGCGCACGGCCATGAACCGCGGGGCCTACGACTTCGTGACCAAGCCCGTGGATTTTGCGGACCTGGAGCGGACGATGGAAAAAACCGCCGCTCACGTGCAGCAGCTGCGCCAAACGCTGCTCGCCATCCGGGAGAACAACATCCTAAAGATGTACGTCGACGAAACGGTGATCAACTTCATGGGCCGGCCCGGTTTCGAGAACCAGCTGCTGGTTAGCGAAACCGTGGAGGCCACGGTGGTCTTCTTCGACCTGTGCGGCTTCACGGCCCTCTCGGAAGGGCAGCCCGCGGGCGTGGTCGTGCCGCTGCTCAACGCCTACTTCGACAGCATGGTGCAGGAAATCATCGCCCACGAGGGGCACGTCGACAAGTTCATGGGCGACGCGGTGATGGCCGTGTTCCGGGGCGCGTACCACCTCGACCGCGCCGTGGACGCGGCCCTGGCCGTGCGCGCGCTGCTGGCCGCCACCCAGAGCCCGCTGCCCGACGGCTCAACTTACCAGCCACGGGTGAGCATCGGCGTCAACACCGGCGACATGGTGTCGGGCAACATTGGCTCGGCCACGCTCAAGCGCCTCGACTACACCGTCATCGGCGACGCCGTGAACGTGAGCCAGCGCCTGCAGGCCGCGGCGCAGGCCGGCCAAATCCTCGTCAGCGAAGCCACCTACCAGCGGCTGAAAGAATCGTTCCAGTGCCAGCCGGTGGGCGAGGCGCACCTCAAAAACAAGGCCGCCCCGGTCATGACGTACGAAGTGGTGGCCTAA
- a CDS encoding response regulator, translating into MKILVVDDEMDVRVLFEQRFRREIRSGEFVFAFAHSGEEALDYLRDHPSEVVLILSDINMPGMSGLELLRQVRAQYPAPVPPPTPVVLMLTAYGDQATRDQALGLGADDLITKPVDFAALKHTLLALAGV; encoded by the coding sequence ATGAAAATACTGGTGGTAGACGACGAAATGGACGTGCGCGTCCTGTTCGAGCAACGGTTTCGGCGCGAAATCCGCAGCGGCGAGTTTGTGTTTGCTTTCGCCCATTCGGGCGAAGAAGCGTTGGACTACCTGCGCGACCACCCCTCCGAAGTGGTGCTCATCCTCTCCGACATCAACATGCCCGGCATGAGCGGGCTGGAGCTGCTGCGGCAGGTGCGGGCGCAGTACCCGGCCCCGGTTCCGCCGCCCACTCCGGTCGTGCTGATGCTCACTGCCTACGGCGACCAAGCCACCCGCGACCAGGCCCTGGGCCTGGGAGCCGATGACCTGATAACCAAACCCGTCGATTTCGCCGCCCTCAAGCACACGCTCCTGGCCCTGGCCGGCGTCTAG
- a CDS encoding ATP-binding protein translates to MLVSVLAASRLRRGWLLPLLLLLLSGPLAAQPSRRYWEANPDSLRRVLDTQHADAARLRTLLHLYDVGGYRSDADLEKLSQEQVQLLRRLRRPEAGAFHQEYALQQVFKAHTAPTQQLDSAQAAVEAFDRLGRPVPELLSTVAKLFRELKQPEAQVAYFQAKLAQYQAQGAQVNLAVCHHSLGAPFADQGNYNQAISHYLHSADLYRTFTRFGQENELKVVGYYYAEWGNPVKALHFLRQALAVSATLPQRYGYNRTVYTYWGIAKAYRQLHNYPAALRYANLALAGNPADTTRSYAAGVSLYQAYGLVLKSAVLLDAGHVAEAGPLLARAQHLADSLKLNINSSSGSFELDATWARYYAARGEPARAETAWLVAYRKAREFKLVPLRLAYLRGLADFYAQRGQTEPAGRYARAGLALSDSLTTRQGTFHVAQYEAERAEQAQQARIGALRLAQAQDAARARRQRYVLGGVLVVLALLAGLGFVLWRGNRRQQRANALLSQQKAEIQAQRDQTTQALTDLRATQAQLIQAEKMASLGELTAGIAHEIQNPLNFVNNFSEVSAELVEELKEAQAAGDAAEATALADDLAQNLGKIHHHGRRAARIVRGMLEHSRAGAGERAPTDVNALADEYLRLAYHGLRAKDKAFNAALETDFAPGLAPVEAVAGDLSRVLLNLFTNAFYAVRQRQQAGEAGYAPTVCVRTKRVGPQVEIRVADNGTGIPAEVQAKIFQPFFTTKPTGEGTGLGLSLAHDIVVQGHGGVLTVESEAGVGTAFTIRLPAGGPVI, encoded by the coding sequence GTGCTCGTTTCTGTCCTCGCTGCCTCGCGCCTCCGCCGGGGCTGGCTGCTGCCGCTGTTGCTCCTGCTGCTGAGTGGGCCGCTGGCCGCCCAGCCCAGCCGCCGCTATTGGGAGGCCAACCCCGACTCGCTGCGCCGGGTGCTGGATACCCAGCACGCCGACGCCGCCCGCCTGCGTACCCTGTTGCACCTATACGACGTGGGAGGCTACCGGTCAGATGCTGATTTGGAGAAGCTGAGCCAGGAACAGGTGCAGCTATTACGCCGGCTGCGGCGGCCCGAGGCGGGCGCTTTCCACCAAGAATACGCCCTCCAGCAAGTATTCAAAGCCCATACCGCGCCCACCCAGCAGCTCGACAGCGCCCAGGCAGCCGTGGAGGCCTTTGACCGTCTGGGCCGGCCCGTGCCGGAACTACTATCGACTGTTGCCAAGCTGTTCAGAGAACTTAAGCAGCCGGAGGCACAGGTTGCTTATTTTCAGGCCAAGCTAGCCCAGTATCAGGCCCAGGGGGCTCAGGTAAATCTGGCCGTTTGCCACCATTCGCTGGGTGCCCCCTTCGCGGACCAGGGCAACTACAACCAAGCCATCAGCCACTACCTGCACTCGGCCGACCTGTACCGTACGTTCACCCGATTTGGGCAGGAAAACGAATTGAAAGTAGTCGGCTACTACTACGCCGAATGGGGCAACCCGGTCAAGGCGCTGCACTTCCTGCGCCAGGCGCTGGCCGTGAGCGCCACGCTGCCTCAGCGGTACGGCTACAATAGGACTGTCTATACTTACTGGGGCATTGCCAAGGCCTATCGCCAGCTGCACAACTACCCCGCCGCCCTGCGCTATGCCAACTTGGCCCTGGCGGGTAACCCGGCCGATACTACCCGCAGCTACGCCGCCGGCGTATCACTTTACCAAGCTTATGGACTGGTGCTCAAGAGTGCCGTGCTGCTCGATGCGGGCCACGTGGCTGAAGCCGGGCCCTTGCTGGCGCGGGCGCAGCACCTGGCCGACTCGCTGAAGCTGAACATCAATTCTTCCAGCGGCTCCTTTGAACTCGATGCCACCTGGGCCCGCTACTACGCCGCCCGCGGCGAGCCGGCCCGCGCCGAAACCGCCTGGCTGGTGGCCTACCGCAAAGCCCGCGAGTTCAAGCTCGTGCCGCTGCGGCTGGCGTATTTGCGCGGGCTAGCCGATTTTTACGCCCAGCGCGGGCAGACGGAGCCGGCCGGCCGCTATGCCCGCGCCGGACTGGCCCTGAGCGACAGCCTCACTACCCGGCAGGGTACGTTTCACGTCGCGCAATACGAGGCCGAGCGCGCCGAGCAGGCCCAGCAGGCCCGCATCGGGGCGCTGCGCCTGGCCCAGGCGCAGGATGCCGCCCGCGCCCGCCGCCAGCGCTACGTGCTGGGCGGCGTGCTGGTGGTGCTGGCCCTGCTGGCGGGCCTGGGCTTCGTGCTCTGGCGCGGCAACCGCCGCCAGCAGCGCGCCAACGCCCTGCTCAGCCAGCAGAAAGCCGAAATTCAGGCCCAGCGCGACCAGACCACCCAGGCCCTCACCGACCTGCGCGCCACCCAGGCCCAGCTCATCCAGGCCGAGAAAATGGCCAGCCTGGGCGAGCTCACGGCCGGCATCGCCCACGAGATTCAAAACCCGCTCAACTTCGTCAACAATTTCTCGGAAGTTTCGGCCGAGCTGGTCGAAGAGTTGAAAGAAGCGCAGGCGGCTGGCGACGCTGCGGAAGCCACCGCGCTGGCCGACGACTTGGCGCAGAACCTGGGCAAGATCCATCACCACGGGCGGCGGGCGGCCCGCATCGTGCGCGGCATGCTCGAGCACAGCCGCGCCGGCGCCGGGGAGCGGGCCCCCACGGACGTGAACGCGCTGGCCGACGAGTACCTGCGCCTGGCCTACCACGGCCTGCGCGCCAAAGACAAGGCCTTTAACGCGGCCCTCGAAACGGACTTCGCCCCCGGCCTGGCCCCCGTCGAGGCTGTGGCCGGCGACCTGAGCCGGGTGCTGCTCAATCTGTTCACCAACGCCTTCTACGCCGTGCGCCAGCGCCAGCAGGCCGGCGAGGCGGGCTACGCGCCCACCGTGTGCGTGCGCACGAAACGGGTGGGGCCCCAGGTCGAAATCCGCGTGGCCGACAACGGCACGGGCATACCGGCCGAGGTGCAGGCCAAGATATTCCAGCCCTTCTTCACCACCAAGCCCACGGGCGAGGGCACCGGCCTGGGCCTCTCGCTGGCGCACGACATCGTTGTGCAGGGCCACGGCGGCGTGCTCACCGTGGAGAGCGAAGCCGGGGTCGGCACCGCGTTTACCATCCGGCTGCCGGCCGGCGGCCCGGTGATTTGA
- a CDS encoding ATP-binding protein, with product MSTPTPRQLKHAGFLVGLLVLLLAGGPLRAQTSLHRYWAASPDSLRRVLATQHADTARLRTLLHLLDCSLYETESAMPDIATVVALTKHLRRPEYCAYRLLLAGVQAKGEPSLDSLQAAVTAFDQLHQPAAWPLIYLREVFSALNREDARLAYYQTKRAQYLRSGDTISLAVCHHALGGSYTYRGDYNQATSQYLRAAELGRSASQQLYHTLLLSVASSYRKWGNYAKALKYLRLGEPGLTSVSARASVFQARGFIYLRQRDYPAALRAADQALLTAVFAGPGPAPAAILRARAYALLLKSQVLLTLGRVGEAGLLLQQAQSLADSLRLPLVSTAAPFELDATWARYYQARREPARAETYWLTAYRKARESLSTPLRLAYLRALTRFYQPRQPAKAASYAIAVLALADSLEAREGTLHVASYEIEQADRAQTSRIAGLRQAQVQEAARARRQRWVLGAVLTVLALIGGFSFLLWRSNRRQQRANALLSQQKAEIQAQRDQLNTSLTSLRATQAQLIQAEKMASLGELTAGIAHEIQNPLNFVNNFSEVSAELVEELKAAQAAGDAAEATALADDLMQNLGKIHHHGRRAARIVRGMLEHSRAGAGERAPTDVNALADEYLRLAYQGLRARDKTFNAALQTDFAPDLPLVEVAAGDLGRVLLNLFSNAFYAVRQRQQAGEPGYAPTVRVATTRAGDAVELRVSDNGTGISPEVQAKIFQPFFTTKPTGEGTGLGLSLSYDIITQGHGGTLRVQSRPGHSTEFLLTLPR from the coding sequence ATGTCAACCCCTACGCCGCGCCAGCTAAAACACGCCGGCTTCTTAGTGGGCCTGCTAGTACTGCTCTTGGCAGGTGGTCCGCTACGGGCCCAAACCTCTTTGCACCGCTATTGGGCCGCGTCGCCCGACTCCCTGCGCCGGGTGCTGGCGACGCAGCACGCCGATACGGCTCGGCTGCGCACCCTGCTGCACCTGCTAGATTGCTCCTTGTATGAGACAGAATCGGCTATGCCTGACATAGCCACGGTCGTCGCGCTAACCAAGCACCTGCGCCGCCCGGAATATTGTGCCTACCGCTTGCTGCTCGCCGGGGTGCAGGCAAAAGGGGAGCCATCGCTCGACAGCCTGCAAGCAGCCGTGACGGCCTTCGACCAGCTGCACCAGCCCGCCGCCTGGCCCCTCATCTACCTGCGCGAGGTCTTTAGCGCCCTCAACCGCGAAGATGCCCGGCTGGCCTACTATCAAACCAAACGCGCCCAGTACCTGCGCAGCGGAGACACCATCAGCCTGGCGGTGTGCCACCATGCGCTGGGGGGCTCCTACACCTACCGGGGCGATTACAACCAAGCCACTAGCCAGTACCTGCGAGCAGCGGAGCTGGGGCGTTCGGCTTCCCAGCAATTGTACCACACCTTGCTGCTGAGTGTGGCCAGCAGCTACCGCAAGTGGGGCAACTACGCCAAAGCCTTGAAGTACCTGCGCTTGGGAGAACCTGGCCTGACCAGCGTTTCCGCCCGCGCTAGTGTGTTTCAGGCACGTGGCTTTATTTACCTGCGTCAACGTGACTACCCGGCCGCCCTGCGCGCCGCCGACCAAGCGCTACTAACCGCTGTATTCGCCGGCCCAGGACCCGCGCCGGCGGCCATACTGCGCGCAAGGGCCTACGCTCTGCTATTGAAAAGCCAAGTGCTGCTTACGCTGGGTCGGGTGGGAGAAGCCGGCTTGCTGCTGCAGCAGGCCCAGTCCCTAGCCGATTCGCTGCGGCTTCCGCTGGTATCGACGGCCGCTCCCTTTGAGTTAGATGCGACCTGGGCGCGTTATTACCAAGCTCGGCGCGAGCCCGCCCGCGCCGAAACATACTGGCTAACGGCCTACCGCAAAGCCCGCGAATCCCTCAGCACCCCGCTGCGCCTGGCTTACTTGCGCGCGCTGACCCGCTTTTACCAGCCGCGCCAGCCCGCGAAAGCGGCCTCCTATGCCATCGCCGTCTTGGCGCTGGCCGATTCGCTCGAGGCGCGCGAAGGGACTTTGCACGTGGCCAGCTACGAAATTGAGCAAGCCGACCGCGCCCAGACCTCGCGCATCGCCGGCCTGCGGCAAGCCCAGGTGCAGGAGGCGGCGCGGGCCCGGCGCCAACGCTGGGTGCTCGGGGCCGTGCTCACAGTGCTGGCCCTGATTGGCGGCTTCTCGTTTTTGCTGTGGCGTAGCAACCGCCGCCAGCAGCGAGCTAACGCTCTGCTGAGCCAGCAGAAAGCCGAAATTCAGGCCCAGCGCGACCAGCTCAACACCAGCCTGACCAGCTTGCGTGCCACCCAGGCCCAGCTCATCCAGGCCGAGAAGATGGCCAGCCTGGGGGAGCTCACGGCCGGCATCGCCCACGAGATTCAAAACCCGCTCAACTTCGTCAACAACTTCTCGGAAGTCTCAGCCGAGCTGGTCGAAGAGTTGAAAGCAGCCCAGGCGGCCGGCGACGCCGCGGAAGCCACCGCGCTGGCCGACGACCTGATGCAGAACCTGGGCAAGATCCATCACCACGGGCGGCGGGCGGCCCGCATCGTGCGCGGCATGCTCGAGCACAGCCGCGCCGGCGCCGGGGAGCGGGCCCCCACGGACGTGAACGCGCTGGCCGACGAGTACCTGCGCCTGGCCTACCAAGGCTTGCGGGCCAGGGATAAAACCTTCAACGCCGCGCTCCAGACGGACTTTGCTCCCGATTTGCCGCTGGTGGAGGTCGCGGCCGGCGACCTGGGGCGCGTCTTGCTCAACCTATTCAGCAACGCCTTCTACGCCGTGCGCCAGCGCCAGCAAGCCGGCGAGCCGGGCTACGCGCCCACCGTGCGCGTGGCCACCACCCGCGCCGGCGACGCGGTGGAGCTGCGGGTGTCGGACAACGGCACGGGCATCAGCCCCGAGGTGCAGGCCAAGATCTTCCAGCCCTTCTTCACCACCAAGCCCACGGGCGAGGGCACGGGCCTGGGCCTGTCGCTGAGCTACGACATCATTACCCAGGGCCACGGCGGCACGCTGCGCGTGCAATCCCGGCCGGGCCACTCCACCGAATTCCTCCTCACCCTACCCCGCTAA
- a CDS encoding ATP-binding protein produces MKATLISILPTTSCRCALPQPFFTTKPTGEGTGLGLSLGYDIVVQGHGGTLAVQSQAGQCTTFTICLPV; encoded by the coding sequence ATCAAAGCGACGCTGATTAGCATTCTGCCGACGACATCTTGTAGGTGTGCACTACCCCAGCCCTTCTTCACCACCAAGCCCACGGGCGAGGGCACCGGCCTGGGCCTGTCCCTGGGCTACGACATCGTCGTGCAGGGCCACGGCGGCACGCTCGCGGTACAAAGTCAGGCAGGCCAGTGCACCACGTTTACGATTTGCTTACCTGTTTAA
- a CDS encoding sensor histidine kinase translates to MPFSVLRHIRLTVKTKIWMTVTSIVLLFSFFVLFYLPAIQGKTLLNNFNKDVQNQANTVALGVKIAMTEQNFQGVQIAMDFVKKDPLLRFVSLIQIDTVWDANHATYQTIKNVFKTYPDQKKIDMAVVSDNSMVVKHADFDTPTMKGEILLAFSTKEIIESRRQIRATSLFFSFLVFSIGMLIGFGLARSISVPILKLRDAATKVGRGDLTQRVSNKSRDEIGELGIVFNKMVTDLATARQELENSTSELIIEKKKSDDLLEGLKQTLADLKATQEQLIRQEKLASLGQLTKGLVDRLLNPLSYINNFAAVSNELLHESQELLAADKYTADEHVHQEVASLFALIESNIEKIKEHGASLTRIVRSMDKLLQNRSELFIESDINYFVEAQVITYKNELEENYRSIPLKFIQGPNLKRFSVKILPAEMSLVLVSMLNNAMYALHEKSLKDLHFHPKLTVETQYGDNYVAIIIRDNGIGISEGEKKQLFSPFFTTKPTSKGTGLGLFLSQDIVKTHKGTISVDTQPDAYTTFTIQLPLSNSPEMV, encoded by the coding sequence TTGCCTTTTTCCGTTCTGCGACACATTCGTCTAACGGTCAAGACTAAAATTTGGATGACGGTAACGTCGATTGTATTATTATTCTCCTTTTTTGTCTTATTTTATCTTCCCGCTATTCAGGGAAAAACGCTGCTGAATAATTTCAATAAAGACGTTCAGAATCAAGCTAACACCGTGGCCCTCGGGGTAAAAATTGCCATGACTGAACAAAATTTCCAGGGCGTCCAAATCGCCATGGATTTTGTGAAGAAGGATCCCCTCTTACGGTTTGTAAGCTTAATCCAGATTGACACCGTCTGGGACGCGAACCATGCTACTTACCAAACAATTAAAAACGTTTTTAAGACTTACCCGGATCAGAAGAAAATTGATATGGCCGTGGTCTCTGATAATTCAATGGTTGTCAAGCATGCGGACTTCGATACCCCGACGATGAAAGGCGAAATACTATTGGCCTTCTCCACAAAAGAAATTATTGAAAGTCGGAGGCAGATTCGTGCTACTTCGCTTTTTTTTAGCTTTTTAGTGTTTAGCATCGGTATGCTCATTGGCTTTGGCTTGGCCCGGAGCATCTCTGTCCCCATCCTGAAGCTACGAGACGCGGCCACTAAAGTGGGTCGAGGTGACCTGACCCAGCGCGTATCGAATAAATCACGGGATGAGATTGGCGAGTTGGGAATAGTCTTTAATAAAATGGTAACTGATTTGGCGACAGCCCGTCAGGAATTGGAAAATAGTACCAGTGAACTGATTATTGAAAAGAAGAAATCGGATGATTTATTGGAAGGCCTCAAGCAAACTCTTGCTGACCTGAAAGCTACTCAGGAGCAATTAATTAGGCAGGAAAAACTGGCTTCCCTCGGCCAGCTAACTAAAGGGCTAGTGGATAGATTGCTGAATCCCCTAAGTTATATCAACAACTTTGCGGCGGTCTCGAATGAGCTCCTGCATGAAAGCCAAGAGTTATTAGCCGCAGATAAATACACCGCGGATGAACACGTGCACCAGGAAGTAGCATCTTTGTTTGCGTTAATTGAAAGTAATATAGAGAAAATTAAAGAGCACGGCGCTAGCTTAACGAGGATAGTTCGGAGCATGGATAAATTGCTGCAAAACAGATCTGAACTTTTTATTGAGAGTGATATCAATTATTTTGTCGAAGCGCAAGTAATTACCTACAAAAACGAGCTCGAGGAAAATTACCGTAGCATACCGCTGAAGTTCATTCAAGGACCTAACCTAAAAAGATTCTCCGTAAAAATCTTGCCCGCCGAGATGAGTTTGGTGCTGGTCAGTATGTTGAACAACGCCATGTACGCGTTACATGAAAAGTCTTTAAAAGACTTGCATTTCCACCCTAAGCTTACCGTGGAAACCCAGTATGGTGATAATTACGTTGCGATAATTATAAGGGACAACGGAATCGGGATTTCTGAAGGGGAGAAAAAGCAGTTGTTTTCTCCGTTTTTTACCACTAAGCCCACCTCCAAGGGCACGGGTTTAGGCCTCTTCCTTAGTCAGGATATTGTTAAAACCCATAAAGGGACCATCTCGGTAGATACCCAACCAGACGCCTATACTACGTTTACTATTCAATTGCCACTATCCAATTCGCCGGAGATGGTTTAG